tctctctctctctctctctctctctctctcgctctctctgcctctctctctctctctctctctctctctcttgcttgtgtgtctgtctgtttagacaCATCTGACAAATGTGTAAGtacataatttaaaatgtaattatgtggggggaaaaaatcggGGAAATTTACGGTCCAgcagaacagcaggaaaatcaaaagtatgggatccatatttgttcatttatatcatatatatgtTTTCTGGCCCATATAATAGAACAGACATTATTCACCCACTCGTTCCTGACAGAGAACCACGTAGTTAACTTCTCCCTAATTCtgaaaaaaatttaaaccaTAATTTACTACTTAACATCTCTATCTCTTATTGATCTGTGTTCATTAAATATAATTCCCTGTTAATTTAAGCATAATAGCACAGGCCTTTGTCAGATGGTGTATAACGCTGTTTTTTTCTACTTGGGATagctctctcttttttcaccATACGTGTGTTTGCATCCCTGAACTTAATTTCTCCTACAagttattaataaatcaatgaaatcaGTTCACCTCAAATGAGTCTGCATAGAGGGTCAGATTGTTTTGAACTGAACAccctcattttttaaatacctgTGGCTACTTCGCTACCTAACAAGTTGCAACATGTAAACGTGAAACTAGTTAGTTGCTGAAAGCTgcattttcctctctgctgttctAGATAACCTGAGGAGGCCTGAATACATCTCTCAAAAATGGTTGATGTTTGCACCCCCACATAAACACTATGAAGATTTTTGGTAATCATGTTAGCTTGAGTGTAGCGTGGCGGTCTGTGGGTTTGAGGAACAGAGGTTTGAGAGCAACGGTGAGAGGAGATCTGACACAGAGAATCAAGAGATGTGGAGAGTTCACAGATAAACatatgagagagacagagtacAGTTTGCAAGCGTTGTGTATTTGATCAGCATCATCAGTAATTTTTCTCTGATAATCGTCTATTTTACATGTCATTTCATTCAAAGCAAATCTTAACATGCttctgaaatgttgtttgttaaTTATTCCCAGATTAATCAGGTTTATGGACCCAATATCACAACAAACATTCAGATGggaaattattaaaatgagCCGTGGACCACAGCAATTATTTCAATGCAGTAGTTAAACCTCACTagtcacatctgtgtgttttcacctgtgtgagaatgatctgttttttcaaattttgtttCACCGCACAACTTTGTCTAATGCAGatggacacactcacacaaacagagaggggggaggagttTCGGTGGTTTTGACTGACatgctttgtatttttccacAACTGCAGACAGCTGTATGGCaaacaatgaatacaaaatgagcattttgtattttggaTACAATTTACATGTTATGTACATatgcatttaaaacatgtgcAGCTTTTCATAAAATGCCAGAGGACAGATACTCCAACACAGAAACTCCTCCATCGGTCTTTGTTAAGGTACATGTCTGCAACGACAACAAGTCAAACCAcaggctgcagctccactgagAGAAGGCTGGGCCGTCTCTCTGCCCTGAGACCAACCACTGAAGCTGTTGACTCACCACACACCAACTATGGGCTTCAAACTGATATGTAGTGAGGGAAGAGCTACACGCAACTTCAGCAGGCTGATTTTAGTTGAACAagctgaaagtgtttgtgtgtgtgttaaaatatattttctgcatttgcattttcatttatttcccctcaTTGTGGAGATCCTATCCTCATCTGTGCATTTGAATGAGAAGTGACATTCAGAGAGTTACAAGTTATTGATAAAGCTTTAAAATTAAGCCCGAAAATTAGCAAGACATTGATCATCAACTACTCCTGTAAGTTGATGTGATATTAACAAGcataacaataaaacactggTATTCCACTGGACGTTTTAATAACAGATATAAAAGCAGTACGAGCTCAGCTTCTTGAAACTGAGCGTGAAAAAAGCCCCTTCGTATTCACACCTTTATTCGAAACACTCACCACAGCAATGCTTAAGTTTCCATGAACCATTTGGTCTTTGGTGGTgactgtgcacgtgtgtttctgtgtctgtttgtgtctcatgcATCGTTTTTTGCTGTAGTTTTAACCCCATAActtgaaaatgtataattattacTTAGACATGTTTTACAGGTAGTTCCAGTTGTACCATGAACCTCCACTCTTTGGTCTTTTTTGATGTTGtacagtttgttgtgttttgtaaactcaatgtgaatgtgtttctgagatactgtgtctgtggtgctctgcttcctgctcacaGCAGCCTGTAGAGAATACAGACGATGGACGGTGTGACCACAACCACCTCCCAGCTCAACATGCTGTGCTTGATCTGCTGTGTGGGAGGGTCGTCACTGGCTCGTGCAGCATTTCACTGTGTCAAAGAGCTGCACacatctttttgtctttaattaattaaatataaaccgTTTGTCAGATTGTATTTTTTGATTTGAGGATGCAGAATCTTACACTGTAGTTATATATTGTTAAGTGCTGTCAGAATTGATTCGGGCTTCAAAGCTTTGGCATTGAAATGCTTCAGGTTATTGTATTCTATATCCCTTTACTTCTTAATATCCtattaaatcaaaaacattatTCCTACAGTTATTCAAAGTTACCTGCACTACATCCTGCTAAACCTGTGGAGTTGACCAGATGTTTGTAATCGTTGGAAAATGAAAGTAATTACTCTAAACTCAAAACTGGTTCATCACTTGTGCAgaaacataacaataaaacagtgTTATTCCACAGGACTTCaatatgcatttaaaatgacGTTCAGAGAAAATGGGACGAAATGGTGACGACTTTAAAGCAAAGCATCAAAGTCTTTATAAGGAAGTTGAAAAGTATGAACCGAATTAACCGACAGGAGCAAGATTAAGTTtgttagaggttataaatgtcagTTTCGATACATGTTCTGTTAGTTGCCCAGCCTATTTTACAATGTACGACTGTGGGAAAATATTCTTGGGTACGTCCCTTCATCACAACCGCTCTGTACATTGACCTCTTTCTTGGGCCatatcccccccccaccaactTTTAATAAAATAGGTCGAGTAGTTTTATGGTGATCCTgttgacaaacagcaaagaaaacacaacatccttgaCCAAGGTCGTCTTTTTTACTGTTTCTGGAAACCAGTCTTGAATTCTGTTTAAATATAAGAGTTCAATAGTGAATAAAATGACAtagcaaacacaaatatatgctGCATTTGGTCATAATGTGTTGTTAATGATGTTGAGGGAAGTTCTCTTACACTTGACCACATGTAATGTGTGGGAGGTTATTATAACGTTTACTTTACATCATGTTGTCATTTTTAGAAAAATGAAACTTGAGGTTGCTGTTGGTTGTTTCATGTGTTTCGGATGGAAAGATAAcagattttatttcctctgtgaaaATGAGAGGCCAATCATGTTGCTCTCTCGTTGTTCCCACCCACTTGATATGATAACATGAAGGAAATCTTCCTGCAGTATATAAGCATCTAAATCAACGACTGTCTGAAGAGGATTCATTAAAATGCTGATCTTATTccaactactgctgctgctcggagCGACGCGTAAGTCAATCtctggattttatttggaatatacgggatgttttaattgttgttcTTGCGTCAATTCAGCACAACACATTTATTAGTCTGTCATCATCATTAATCGTTGctcaatttcattttatttttaggaaGCGCATTTGATCAGATCTTTGAGACAAAGACTGCTGATGTCGGAGATGAAGTGAAGTTGACGTGCAGCCGCCAGAAGTCGATTTTCACATTCCCAAAACTTTTTTGGATCAGGCTTGTTTCTGGAAACTTGCCTGAATTCTTGGGAGGAACACATTCCCATGATTACCCTGTTGTTAAGAAGACTCCTCACTTTACAGTCAAACAAGAGCCTGGAAGCTTTGTTCTGTACATTAATAAAGCAGAGACGAGTGATGCTGGAGTTTACTACTGCATAGAACAAGAAACACTTGACATGAAATTATTGATtggaacatttctgaaaattaaaggtaaataaagaaacacaaacatttcacaacttttaaaaatacaattactttgcaaacaccaaacacaacTTATAAGCAATTTAATCTTGTCTCTATATTGTCTTtataaagagaataaatatcTTCTCAATTTACATCAATGCATATAAGTAAATGTATTGAAcgttcatttttgtgtttgtgtttcccagGACCAGAACCTGATATAACTGCCGTCATTCAAGTCCCTCCATCTGATACGGTCAGTTCAGGAgactctgtgactctgcagtGTTCCGTCCTGTCCGACTCTGACAACCACACATGTCCAACATATGACAAGCTGTACTGGTTCAGAGCTGATGAATCTCATCCCAGTTTAGTTTATGTTCATGGCAGTAGTGGTGATGAATGCGACGGGAGCCTTGAAGCTCACTCACCCCACAGATGTGTCTTCAATTTCTGTAAGAGTTTTAGTTCCTCTGATTTTGGGACTTATTACTGCGCTGTGGTCACATGTGGAGAGATTTTATTTGGACAAGgaataaaactggaaaatgaaggtaactgtttttattgttaaaatatcacattCGTGTGTTTAATTTAGAATCAATAGAATAAATTACTATCATGTATCACAAATTTGTCACATTTGTTCCTTttgaatttaaacattatttcaaatccTAATTAACTTGGATTATTTAATTCTTGTGTTTCAGCACTCAACATCTGGACTGTACAGAAGGCCAATACAGTTCTGTGTCTGTTAAGTGCTGCATTGGCTATAAGTCTGATTGTTATCGTCGTCCTGATCCAGGAGAAAATGTGTGATTGTTGCAAAGGTGATCAAATATTCTCATATTTTACATAATTAAAAGTATTTAGCAAAAGATAAATACACTGAATTGACATTACTCCTTTATGTAAATTGACCTGCAGCATCTTTGATCTTTTATCACACAGCTGGAGTTTCTTTACaaacagaggctgcagcagtcGGTGGTAATCCGCCAAGTCAGCAGGTAAGGTACAtgatgaaaagacagaaacaattAATAATAGAACCCAACCTATTTATTGATTCATATATGATCCTGTCACCGACACATCGGTATCTGCATTTGTTGCGGgacagtctgtctgtgtcagtccgacATGGTTCAAATTatcaaatgatcaaaatgatctggtgcAGATTTTGACCTGCAGTTTGACCTCGTTGTCGACCACTGCTGTCGTTTATCTGAGGACGCAGAAGAAGACGTGTTCAACTTGGTCAACATACTGAAGGCTCACTGCcattaaatctttttatttttgaacataTCGCATGTCCCAATTGCACAAATCTCAGCACTGCACTTCTGTGGgcattttacaaaacacatgCCGAATGTGAAGTTGATTAGATTGACGGTTTGCGAGATATATGTTCTACATCAGTGATTCTTAactggtgggttttttttgccgTCTATTCTCACTCCTTAACAGTATTTGGCGTTAATGCCAAAATGCTAATAGACACCCGCCcagtttttttgtattatttaaaattaagCTAATATAGTGTAAAAGGGATAAGGTAATCAGAAGAAAAGTAAATTTTGTATTCTTGAATCTTTTTGAATTGCActctttgtttaatttattttgagtttgtgGATAAAAACTGCTACTCAGGACATTGAATATTTTCCATAGTGCAGTGTTGGTTGTattaccttgtgtccttaagttgcactttttggtttttaattaaaatgcagctaattgagtgtaaaagggaatatttccctctctagcTTTGCCACATGCTGGTCGTTTTGGTTcatcattaaacttgtttttttgtgttggcatactgtgaaattctgtactatctcaggtcaaactgcaccatcttttcatgaaataaatttgagaagctgaaaatGTTCCTCAATTTGGGTCGCGGCCtgtcattaaggggtgatggtgggtcccgaagccagaccagttgagaaccactgttcTACATTATATGTAGATGTAATTTTTTGTAGTTCTATTTAAATTTAACTTCTAAATTTTGTTTGTTATCGTTGTTaccaatttacacacacacagacacattaaggaaaatcttttaaaatccaTATCGGTCAGGATGGTTAGTAAAGCATTGGTTTCTTTTCATCTGTTaatttcaagacattttgttttttccacatgcTTCCCCAGAGACACGAGGACTCATTGGTTTATTCTACAGCGACCTTCACCAGGAGGAAGGCTGGAAAAACAACCGGGAGAGGAATTTCATTCATGGCTTGAACATTGTCAAAAAATTGTCATTCACATAAATGTTACATCTGATGTTAATAACAATATTTGGAtagtattaaaaatatttgtataaaaacacatttgcaacTGCTTTTGGTGACACCCGACAGAACTGTCACTCAcacttctctgctgctccgctcccttcactggttaccagtggctgcccgcatctgTTTCAAAACAGTAGTACTTGCgcaccgtgctgtgaacggatcgggtccagtctacatccaggacacggtcaaacctcacaccccagcccgtccactccgctctgcttctgccaatcggcttgttgctccctcactgctaaacactcaacaaaatcaccacagtttgctgtcctggctcctaaatggtggaacgagctccccatcgacatcaggacagaaagtccacacatcttccaccgcaaactaaaacacatctcttccgactataccttgaataataaagaataaataaaaataaaacttccctctagcactttgtagtttggctttcttgaagaaaatgttactttcttgattcttgttgttctgggtttgtaccctcatggttgatgcacttattgttaatcgctttggataaaatcgtcagtaaatgaaatgtaaagtaactgtgtatttttaatttctcagcatttttaatttttcaagcTCAAACTGGCTTTTTGAAAGATTCAAACTTTCACACTGTCTCATATGCAAATTAAAtctatgaataaaatatgtacagtatgtttctgtttattgtttCAATCTTAATAGATAAAATGTACTGTAAAATAACTAAATCTGTAAtaacatttgacattaaaactaaaaatattttatcaataaactaaaaatcattttcatataatgtgaaattattttgtAGACTTTAATTTGTCTACAACATCCCACAATATGTTTAGAATGAGGCCAGAAACTCTTCTCTCTGGGTTGCCCTCTCATGGACGTATGTGAGCAGTGACGGTTACAGTTTGAAATGGACGCATCTCTTTTTGTACTTGAAGGCAGCACGAAGGAGCCTGATGAAACTGAAACCTCGTTCAGAAGGAGAGTTGGTGAAGGAgtctcttgttgctgctgtgtggtgtcgctttgttttgaaaatccACCTCATTGGCTTTTACTGATATGACGTATTGACAAAAAATACATCTTTGGCCTCGGAGGAAACAACAGACATATCAAATATCAGCCAACTATGAACTGTTGTTTGTGGGATCACTGCGGTGCTCAGTACAGGGGAGgaattcattttctttgcaaGCCAAACATGGTGCTGCAAGAGGTAGGAGACTTTGTAAGAGAAAGCTGTGTCCTGCAACAGAAACTTTGAgtatcatcatcactaccatctgacaccAGAGAGAAGCAGTTGCAGCCAGTGGTTAGTGTGATGTGTGCGCTGTAATCAAGTATGGCCCTAAAAGCATGTTATGAACTTTAAAATGGGCCTTGATAGGAAAGAGGCTCCACCCGGCTGAGgtggaatataaaaaaaagagatttttttaaacGTAGTGCAGCCCAGCTTCCTGAGATCaaaacagagagtgagagaggatgTGATGCCCCTTAGTCTGAAAACCCAGCCACAATAATGCTGACGTTTCCGTGAATGTGGGTTTATGTGcaactctttgtgtttcagatgcAGCATGAAGccaaaaaccaaactgaaactAAAGGAGGAGACAAAATACATGTTGATACAATATCAACTGCAGGGCTTTAGTTTTATATGAAATCTCCCAGTTGATACACTTGAGTCTACCCTTGTAAATATATCATTGGTTTAACAGTAACCTCAAGATTATTATGCATCAAAAGCAGCACTTGTAGTATTGAGAACAACTTTAGTGTCAAAGTAATGCTTTTGAAACAGTGACAAACCAGAACATGTTGTTTCATAAATATTGTGctagttgtttgttttatttctaacatGTAGCATTTAACAAACATGCTTGAATGGGTATTCAGAGGATAAACATAATATCAATAAAGgctgagaagaaaaacaatacaaaataattagttctaaaataaataaataaaatgaataaataaagtcagatatgataaatacaaaatgatagATAGTTACAACATGGTCGTCACAGTAGACGTGTCTCATTacaacatataatatatatatatcattttttatAAGAGACATTtgcctttatatttacacatatataGCCACATATAGATTTATTGGTATCAAATTTCTATGAAATGAACTGCTGAACAAAGCTGTTTGTTGAGTCATGAGGTAAAAGATAGTGTTTCTATAGCAAGAAGAGACTGTTTAACTGATTTGCAGCTGAAAGTTTCATCTCTAGAAACCACCAACAAACTCGCTGATGGAAAGATGATTGATACTATTTCCACTGTGGTAGTTCATTTACAAGCCAATCAGATTGCTCAGATTTGTTTCCTCCCACTTAATATTTTTGCTTTCAGATGAATCACTGGATCATGCTTTTCAGAACTCACATGTGGAATAACCAGAAAATGTTGAACATATTATATTTCCTGCTGATGCTCGGAGTTGGATGTAAGTTCATGTAGAAAGGTTTGATTTACTcaaatttcaatttcattttgtagtaatttaaaatgtggcttgtatacatatatatttatatatctgctctgtttactgtgttttcaggaTGCATAGACGAGCTGAGCTTTGAAACAAAGACTGTTCGTGCTCGGAGATCATTTTAACCTGGCGGCGTGTATCCAGGAGGTTTTTGGGGAACCTTGTTGTGGATCAGGGTTGTTTCTGGAATGTTTCCTGAGGTTTAGTGAAAACAAATGGCTTGTGACTCTTGATCCTCGTATTACAGCAAGAAAAGGGCAGAGACATTTGTTCTGCATATCACAGAAGCAAAGCAGCGATACAGCAGTTTACTATTGTATGAAATACACTTACAAAACTTGACATTTTTAAGGAACAGACCTGAGAGTTCAAGGTAAATTCAGCCCaaagaaatgataataaatctgtttgttggttgttttttatgttttaatagttttctatttttgtattCACCAGGAACTGGTGATGTAACTGAATTCCCTACATCTGCTGCTCATCCTGAACACTCTGTGTATCTGCAGTGCACTCAGTCCTCTCTGACTGTGAACAAGAAATGTCCCGAAAGTGTATGAGCTGTTTCAAAGATAGATCACATAGTTTTAATTATATGAGGCCGGTGTTGATGAATATGAAGAGAATCACAGAAACCCTCAGCAGTGGTAAACTTCTTGAACAACATCAGCTCCTCTGATGCTGGGGACTATTTCAATGTGGCCACATGTGGAGCAAGGCTTCGGAAACGGATCAAACTCAACACTGAAGGTAATTGCATCATATTTCTTTGCTTGATTAGGACATGAGTATATAAAGGTTATATGTCATTTGTGTCCATATTCTTTCGTGTAACAGCTCAGCATCACAGCTGATGAAATACTTTTAATTACACTTCTACGATTAGTAATTTTAATGTTTGCCCTTTTTCATTTATGTCAGCAGTTAAAACTTGGAATTTGCAGAAGGACAAAATTCGTTATTTCCTGTTATTTATGCTTTGGCTATTTGCCTGGTTAATATAGCCATTCTCATTTTTCAATCAGGAATAACAGCAAAAAGTCTGACGGTCAGTCGGCATTCATGCATGATTGATTGAAACAGTTTTGACAAAGGTGTTTCTCACTAACATTGtggtatttttttattataatagcTTCAGTTGCTTTGCAAACAAATGCAACAGCCACTGGATATCTGGAAGGTCAGCAGGTAAGGTCTATACAGTAAAGTATGACTAGAATTTGGGGGTTTTCCCTTGCTGCATCTGTCATCTCACATTTGTCTGTAATGTTTCCCAGACAGACGAGGGGACTCATTTGGTTTATTCTACAGTAACCGTCAAAGCCGAGGCAAGGATccaaaaacagcagaagaacCGACATCTACTCTGAAATCAGTTCTTAGGTTGGATTAATTATCTAAACACTGCATTTTCCAGTTGATGCTCATgttgtgtgaaaacacacacctaATTTCACCCTTACGTTAAAAAGAAGTGAATCATGGCATTCAAGGCCTTAGATGTTTATGGCTGTGGGAATCAAATAACATGTGTTAATGAACAACTGATTTAACTTCATGATAGAGTTTTCATCAAAGTTGTGATCTTTGTCTTTGGCACATGTACAGTATTGCTTATGataatttacagtatatttatatatattttttattctgtcaaCTTCTTCTATGCCTCCCATCTATGATAATGCAGACCTTGGGAAGTGGTGCAGGTGTGTAGATGTGTTGCTTCTTAATAGACGAGGCATAAATGACCAAAGCACAACTATTAAAATAACAACTCAGAAAGTAATCATACTACAtgactttattttctatttttaatattaCTGATTAAACCTGCTGAtatgttgacacacacacaccgtcatccaatacacataaataaaagataacaaATCAGTTGTGGTTGGTGTTGCTAACCAAGATTCCAGTGATGTCAGTTCTACTTAGTGAACCTGTGACCTTTGTATGCTCTTCCTCCATGTTGGGCTCAGCCAGATCAAATTGAGAAGCGATTTAAATAGTCAAAGTTACATTGGCGTTAGAGTTTGATTCTTAGGAGCCCGTGCACATTATTCTAAGACGACTTCTCTAACAGCAAAGGAGGTTTGCTGAGACCAACTCTGGATCAAGCATCAAACAtcatttattgattattcattACAAAGTTAATTCATAagcatttaatataatatacaaagCATAGAACATGAATTTTCtctttaatgaaaataaaagttccataaattattcatatttcattcGGATTTTGAGAAGTTACTCACAATAAATTTAACAAGGGATAATATTAAGATAAGTGCTCTCTCCAACGTTAACTAAAAATTCAATTACCATAAACATGACTGCAAAAATCTTTTAATCAATCAGATTCATACACATCATTTTGTTGTGCCAGTATTTAATCTATCATCATCTTCTCAATAGGATTGCATCAAAATTATTGTCTGACAGTGTTTCTGATGCTTGGTATGTACAGTCCTCACCAGTAAATTCTGTTATTCAATAGCTTTTCTTGAAGTTGAAACCAATTGCGGCATGGATTCATTGCGCTGCGTCACCCATCCTGCAAACAATATGATTCAAAGTTATAAGTAAGACCTGTAATACCCTGGCAAGTAATTGTTTTACATGTTCAAATATAGCGATGTCAGCCTGATACAAAAGGATCAAGAGAGGGTGAAAACACAGGCAGCTGTGAACTCTGACCACATGAGCAGATCAGAGAACTATAGATCCAAAATAGGTGCTAAACAGTAGATACTGGTGGTATCTTGATGGTCAGTTGCCAAAGAAAGAGGTTATAATTTaccctccttcttcttccatGTCTAAACTAAATGTTAGAAGCAAGTGACGGAAGTAGAAGTTAAACGAGTTTGAACTAGGTGAGGAAACACTGTT
The Hippoglossus stenolepis isolate QCI-W04-F060 chromosome 7, HSTE1.2, whole genome shotgun sequence genome window above contains:
- the LOC118112471 gene encoding signal-regulatory protein beta-2-like — translated: MLILFQLLLLLGATRSAFDQIFETKTADVGDEVKLTCSRQKSIFTFPKLFWIRLVSGNLPEFLGGTHSHDYPVVKKTPHFTVKQEPGSFVLYINKAETSDAGVYYCIEQETLDMKLLIGTFLKIKGPEPDITAVIQVPPSDTVSSGDSVTLQCSVLSDSDNHTCPTYDKLYWFRADESHPSLVYVHGSSGDECDGSLEAHSPHRCVFNFCKSFSSSDFGTYYCAVVTCGEILFGQGIKLENEALNIWTVQKANTVLCLLSAALAISLIVIVVLIQEKMCDCCKAGVSLQTEAAAVGGNPPSQQRHEDSLVYSTATFTRRKAGKTTGRGISFMA